From one Rhodovulum sp. ES.010 genomic stretch:
- a CDS encoding DUF6603 domain-containing protein codes for MNAFSPDDFGDTSDLLRALGLVDAGGGFNGAWLGDPERYLKTILADEGQRQALLDFVAAMREGETERDAANRIWIALFGEPLDGGARIDFHLVVDEEDADEVRLFLGVRFTTQAPLTESASSLMIPLFRAGKAGRPPPDTPFLAGEAGGEVALTTEVTIAASAALPGEAGLRAVGLRLSVPTEPGGGTPTVALSLRGLQLPGESSGRDLDLSLTDPAALRDAGLDLIVALIKAQADNATVGSQIEAFTRMLGLAGDAAIPDLPVEDLFTRGLDALGDWLAEALGEATARAAWLQALADLLANGASAGADHVTLPVGGASVRLGLTAVPGASGRPVITVSVSFGMTSGTAEAALSADLVRIDLGARTAVAVPRLGAEARFDLSGVVMPDVSVERLVVGAGLDASRRPVLVVELRNAVVFSTTHPRLDLTNPDALAAAAAAAATDALTEMLGDLGPAGNLIAVALGWAAPSGAGAGYPTIDLIGFLGDPVGRLRAHWTDVVTNHAAEMPAVLADLRHLITGDATPGAVTGSGTDAAPWQLPLEAGLHVAVWQDTRGRLFIGLGFARSVDTLGERCTVIDSRLRAAVVMLDFEAGAAGFMPEIVLRVLGRARGGGRLASGRGSLAVEVDHVGARALWTPDRGLTITAEAPDPVLRLDGVDLPLDLPPIGGDFSDFLDTLTDAQWDALEQLAALVAEQIEAPGLRDLVEALGWRRPTPILGGPPRHRLRLARLVVDPQAALWTWLADLLADAEADLAWHLQPLARFLSGRPDASFSVAGRGTFADPWRVTLAAGAGLPALAVWREPDLPLAVPDPLASRPLRKWRPGRPGLDPGALADALLSEFPDLAGPFGAALGDRGMARGLTALEALWRGGDGRIAPPTAPVAGATLHLMENATAAALLDGLDLGDILGTAPAMTIHVRVQSATAAIDSTPDPARVLDMREAGRDPLAFTPLADAPGDWHILLAPRPDAALPSGDPDGIRGQVARLKHALSAITQAGATVVADAAAAHAAWIALDEMGTGPNRLVTVGMALTPAQGPAAPDSVTAEVLRRLDEFLPAPDAAEPDDADLAAARALIAAHLGAAVRPAAEVQPPAGWTGTARSDLQRHLLYGVHDRATIRRAMTAALAAGLSLNAQARAVRRKAQRIDSASLGAWLPLSAAPGGGLTVEGHALAELVGLDIGAAGPVPRPPRRVAAALEIRRAGGWLIGGPVAAAIPLDLELRSVEIALRLGTGGGDTARDRCEVILHGVRFAGQSFPRLTLSADVAEGDLGVDGLVPPTAPEIRSLLTSVLQDLTASADPALARVAEALRAAGILGAGDGFDPLSLSNWIDAPTARLAEVWTSPALRDKLVAVINGVAGAQAGVSYDSATRSLSVTAGGATGAPIFTDWALTGTLSASGTAGGSLRLGAVGETHLAVTFSPFAAALNFASEDAEALGGLPARLPLYPAPDIQKLGKPLLPAMAATALSRMLDGVRAADANAKLVLDPALAAFDLLDGARVRIPTLMFANPALWLKRDTVLGTSGGVIRADRVIAVMDALRPFVGLSGASGVWQIEAGIALRARNSGGLVLDLALDPAAFMTGADVDFGGAFGLRFPASGGVEPAIAVHVGLPGGAADRRAVHLEVQGSAARLFLRPQTGADLEIFPDSAGIAQLATAGVTAALPPALDAIVDTGSDAGNLLADIGDALQLRTGGSFDGAALSAWASDPAGQLQARWPQLLGTGLSRLGPALPAGITVTPTAGGVEVSVADAGTTGSTITLGLTSGPFTVGIGASLVGLPFVGEASATLAFDAAGLSRLQAALGPAEVPVADAISLRPVLALDVGSAAPAAQIEAGLAVDAANTDALVLRYRFDAGTVEMGFGGDTPAEVAAGLMHMAIDLLGGFILDIEEVDDLLKHRVGGSEIGDLMADVVLTSSGGLDPELFRVVPRPGESPTQFAQSKLERVYTLLEKLALAGPSVTIGGEVTISLTDSGGSIGLSVSLANRLAVVDGDIKLWIENDNRWIIDTPPAGLSVGLLRRDAGSFAFDPTLGVNGVGLRLGRNNAPLLDSPIALGSVAFHTYASLGGAEALGGVQVQLSEIAVAVGGAEGGNPIAQGMLAETNEGDATLAPAFSPALSIQTRPAADGGDIAFRFVAGEGEGPWWLPIRSQFGPIYIDQIGLGTQVQNDTMQSISVLFDGNVSIAGLEAAVDDLELRHSVGPGTSIFDPSDWAVDLAGLAVSADLSGVSLAGGLRKFGEDDSVEYIGMLTARFATYGLSIFGGYASVTRSDGRFSAFFAFGAVLGPIGGPPAFFLTGIGGGFGINRDVVPPDDMDDFDDFVMIAALDPSFDPPGGLMEYMGEIRDTFPPDKGRFWFAAGISFTSFALVDGIAVVALEFGEGFELSIFGLARMALPRPEAALVSIELGLIARFSTEEGVIWVQAQLTSNSWLLHSSARLTGGFAYVSWFKGDKAGEFVLTMGGYHPNFHRDGYPVVPRLGFNWSVSNNIVIKSECYFALTSEAIMAGGQFEASARFGPAYAHLSYGGNAIVYFDPFRYEADAHARVSAGIRIDTWFGTIKLGFSLGAYIEVRGPEFHGKARIEVGPIDITVRFGNSGDPGFNYISWTDFAKKYLELAPGNKARSLSGIAGKGALPPSSNGSEEAGTADGTAAHPFDVLAEFELSLTSTIPIGRILREDSGHAVTTPAPSKTLGIAPCGRTIDQTTLTLKLRRKGDGATDLLTSRPDHVIVITARGTGRFPMGVWGLPGKVDGKAVPKGKVITATEGVHLEFKADPRDKIPDASTGGVSFHQVEPGKQRKPLPLKAAGTLRARLVREAQDQRAILRTITAERMPQIATDWHRVDRSATQRRSWLRERAVPMRVGLLSERIVGSAAPGRKSVLDLTTPAPGRVSFGAAKLRGLIAQPVRVADAVAEARTTVTDAAAGKLKRVAPPRLDSVLAERKAASAALLRAEIDPPVAGGTLVARTAQPQTHAARAPISVGAGRSPRAERDTLNGVETMLTRGTRRRRGAPAPRALTPGEIAVTDLPTADASPRFATSGEVEIRGAARLVVLGADGGVRMNRFPATGRITLPRAAHGFAVIAGQEPEGAEAAGWLATSEVAYLGQSLARCRGGFLRAEGASRSRGGARAGCGWIGAARLVEQSRLIETRFDAGAQAVAVVLEGRVTEADLARLAASFEGAEPAATDPLLVPHDGKTLVVFPLAGAGEADFVLHIGGLVAGRLAGVIAARMEAGRLVTRIVNESLSLDLESIAGAKSEPVTAVWTAPADLDPEPVE; via the coding sequence GTGAACGCCTTTTCCCCCGACGATTTCGGCGATACCAGCGATCTTCTGCGGGCGCTGGGGCTGGTCGATGCGGGGGGCGGCTTCAACGGTGCCTGGCTGGGCGATCCGGAACGCTACCTCAAGACAATCCTCGCCGACGAGGGCCAGCGCCAGGCGCTGCTGGATTTCGTCGCCGCGATGCGTGAGGGCGAAACCGAGCGCGACGCCGCGAACCGGATCTGGATCGCGCTGTTCGGCGAACCGCTGGACGGCGGAGCCCGGATCGACTTCCACCTCGTCGTGGACGAGGAGGATGCCGACGAGGTGCGCCTGTTCCTGGGGGTCCGCTTCACGACCCAGGCGCCGCTGACCGAAAGCGCCTCGTCGCTGATGATCCCGCTGTTCCGGGCGGGCAAGGCCGGGCGTCCTCCGCCGGACACGCCGTTCCTCGCCGGGGAGGCGGGCGGCGAGGTCGCCCTGACCACCGAGGTTACCATCGCCGCAAGCGCCGCGCTGCCGGGCGAGGCGGGGTTGCGCGCCGTCGGCCTGCGCCTGTCGGTGCCGACCGAACCCGGGGGCGGCACGCCCACGGTCGCGCTGAGCCTGCGCGGCCTGCAACTGCCCGGCGAATCGTCGGGGCGCGACCTCGATCTCTCGCTCACCGACCCCGCTGCGCTGCGCGACGCCGGGCTCGACCTGATCGTCGCGCTGATCAAGGCGCAGGCCGACAACGCCACTGTGGGCTCGCAGATCGAGGCGTTCACCCGGATGCTGGGGCTGGCCGGCGACGCGGCCATTCCCGACCTGCCGGTCGAGGACCTGTTCACCCGCGGTCTCGATGCGCTGGGCGACTGGCTGGCCGAGGCGCTGGGCGAGGCCACGGCCCGCGCCGCGTGGCTGCAGGCGCTGGCCGATCTCCTGGCCAACGGGGCGAGCGCGGGGGCGGATCATGTCACCCTGCCGGTGGGCGGGGCCTCGGTGCGGCTGGGGCTGACGGCCGTCCCCGGCGCCTCGGGCCGGCCGGTGATCACCGTCTCGGTTTCCTTCGGCATGACCAGCGGCACCGCCGAAGCCGCGCTTTCGGCCGACCTGGTGCGCATCGACCTCGGCGCGCGCACGGCGGTCGCGGTGCCCCGGCTCGGGGCCGAAGCGCGGTTCGATCTGTCGGGCGTCGTCATGCCCGATGTCTCGGTCGAACGGCTGGTCGTCGGCGCGGGCCTGGACGCCAGCCGCCGGCCGGTCCTGGTGGTGGAATTGCGGAACGCCGTGGTCTTCTCGACGACCCACCCCCGGCTGGACCTGACCAACCCCGACGCGCTGGCCGCCGCCGCCGCAGCGGCCGCCACCGATGCCCTGACCGAGATGCTCGGCGATCTCGGGCCGGCGGGCAACCTGATCGCGGTGGCGCTGGGCTGGGCGGCGCCGTCCGGGGCCGGGGCGGGCTATCCGACCATCGACCTTATCGGCTTTCTCGGCGATCCCGTGGGCCGGCTGCGCGCCCACTGGACGGACGTGGTGACCAACCATGCCGCCGAGATGCCCGCCGTGCTGGCCGACCTGCGGCACCTGATCACCGGCGACGCCACCCCCGGCGCGGTGACCGGCAGCGGCACCGATGCCGCGCCTTGGCAATTGCCGCTGGAGGCCGGGCTGCATGTCGCGGTCTGGCAGGACACGCGCGGCCGGCTTTTCATCGGGCTGGGCTTTGCCCGCAGCGTCGACACGCTGGGCGAGCGCTGCACCGTCATCGACAGCCGGCTGCGCGCGGCGGTCGTGATGCTGGACTTCGAGGCGGGTGCGGCGGGGTTCATGCCCGAGATCGTCCTGCGCGTGCTGGGGCGCGCGCGGGGGGGCGGCCGGCTTGCCTCGGGGCGGGGATCGCTTGCGGTCGAGGTCGACCACGTGGGCGCGCGTGCGCTCTGGACGCCGGACCGGGGGCTCACCATCACGGCCGAGGCGCCCGACCCGGTGCTGCGGCTCGACGGCGTGGATCTGCCGCTGGACCTGCCGCCCATCGGCGGCGACTTCTCGGATTTCCTCGACACCCTGACCGACGCGCAATGGGACGCGCTGGAGCAGTTGGCCGCGCTTGTTGCCGAGCAGATCGAGGCGCCAGGGCTGCGCGATCTGGTCGAGGCGCTGGGCTGGCGGCGCCCCACGCCGATCCTGGGCGGCCCGCCGCGTCACCGGCTGCGGCTGGCGCGGCTTGTCGTCGATCCGCAGGCCGCGCTATGGACGTGGCTCGCGGACCTGCTCGCCGATGCCGAGGCCGATCTCGCGTGGCACCTCCAGCCGCTGGCCCGGTTCCTCTCCGGTCGGCCGGATGCGTCGTTCAGCGTCGCTGGACGCGGCACCTTCGCCGATCCGTGGCGGGTGACGCTCGCCGCGGGCGCGGGGCTGCCCGCGCTGGCGGTGTGGCGCGAGCCCGACCTGCCCCTTGCAGTGCCCGACCCGCTGGCCTCCCGGCCGCTGCGCAAATGGCGTCCGGGCCGGCCGGGGCTCGACCCCGGCGCGCTCGCCGATGCGCTCCTCAGCGAGTTTCCCGACCTTGCCGGCCCCTTCGGCGCGGCCCTGGGCGATCGCGGGATGGCGCGCGGTCTGACCGCGCTCGAAGCGCTGTGGCGGGGCGGCGACGGGCGCATCGCACCGCCGACCGCACCGGTGGCCGGCGCCACCCTGCACCTGATGGAAAACGCCACCGCGGCGGCGCTGCTGGACGGGCTGGACCTTGGCGACATCCTGGGCACCGCTCCGGCGATGACCATCCATGTCCGGGTGCAGTCCGCGACGGCCGCTATCGACTCCACGCCCGACCCGGCCCGCGTGCTCGACATGCGCGAGGCCGGGCGCGATCCGCTGGCCTTCACGCCGCTGGCCGACGCGCCCGGCGACTGGCACATCCTGCTTGCCCCGCGCCCCGACGCTGCGCTGCCCTCGGGCGATCCCGACGGGATACGGGGGCAGGTGGCGCGGCTGAAGCACGCGCTTTCGGCGATCACCCAGGCCGGCGCGACGGTGGTGGCCGATGCGGCCGCGGCGCATGCGGCGTGGATCGCGCTGGACGAAATGGGAACCGGGCCGAACCGTCTGGTGACCGTCGGCATGGCGCTGACCCCGGCGCAGGGGCCGGCCGCGCCCGACAGCGTGACCGCCGAGGTGCTGCGTCGGCTCGACGAGTTCCTGCCGGCCCCCGATGCGGCCGAGCCCGACGATGCCGATCTTGCCGCCGCACGGGCCCTGATCGCGGCGCATCTGGGCGCGGCCGTCCGCCCGGCCGCCGAGGTGCAGCCGCCCGCGGGCTGGACCGGCACGGCGCGCAGCGACCTTCAGCGCCACCTGCTTTACGGCGTCCACGACCGCGCCACGATCCGCCGCGCGATGACCGCGGCGCTGGCCGCGGGGCTCAGCCTCAACGCCCAGGCGCGGGCGGTGCGGCGCAAGGCGCAGCGGATCGATTCGGCCTCGCTGGGGGCCTGGCTGCCGCTGTCGGCGGCGCCGGGCGGCGGGCTGACGGTCGAGGGCCACGCGCTGGCCGAGCTGGTGGGCCTCGACATCGGCGCCGCGGGTCCGGTGCCGCGCCCGCCCCGCCGGGTGGCCGCCGCGCTGGAGATCCGGCGCGCCGGCGGTTGGCTGATCGGCGGCCCCGTTGCGGCGGCGATTCCGCTGGACCTGGAACTGCGATCTGTCGAGATCGCGCTGCGCCTCGGCACCGGCGGCGGCGACACGGCGCGCGACCGGTGCGAGGTGATCCTGCATGGCGTGCGGTTCGCGGGGCAGAGCTTCCCGCGCCTGACCCTGTCGGCGGACGTGGCCGAGGGCGATCTGGGCGTCGACGGGCTTGTCCCGCCGACCGCGCCCGAAATCCGCTCGCTGCTGACATCGGTCCTTCAGGACCTGACCGCCAGCGCCGATCCCGCGCTTGCGCGGGTGGCCGAGGCGCTGCGGGCGGCGGGCATCCTGGGGGCGGGCGACGGGTTCGACCCGCTATCGCTTTCGAACTGGATCGACGCCCCCACCGCGCGGCTGGCCGAAGTCTGGACGTCGCCGGCGCTGCGCGACAAGCTCGTCGCGGTGATCAACGGGGTCGCAGGCGCCCAGGCGGGCGTCAGCTACGATTCGGCCACGCGGTCGCTTTCGGTGACTGCGGGCGGGGCCACCGGCGCCCCCATCTTCACCGATTGGGCGCTGACGGGCACCCTCTCGGCCAGCGGCACGGCGGGCGGGTCGCTGCGGCTGGGGGCCGTCGGCGAAACCCATCTGGCCGTCACGTTCTCGCCCTTCGCGGCGGCGCTCAATTTCGCTAGCGAAGATGCCGAGGCACTGGGCGGCTTGCCGGCGCGCCTGCCGCTCTACCCCGCGCCCGATATCCAGAAGCTGGGCAAGCCGCTGCTGCCCGCGATGGCGGCGACGGCGCTGTCCCGCATGCTCGACGGCGTGCGCGCGGCCGATGCAAATGCCAAGCTCGTGCTGGACCCGGCGCTGGCGGCCTTCGACCTTTTGGACGGCGCGCGGGTGCGCATCCCGACGCTGATGTTCGCCAATCCCGCGCTTTGGCTGAAACGCGACACCGTCTTGGGCACGTCCGGCGGCGTGATCCGGGCCGACCGGGTGATCGCCGTGATGGACGCGCTGCGCCCCTTCGTCGGTCTTTCGGGGGCGTCGGGCGTGTGGCAGATCGAGGCCGGGATCGCGCTGCGCGCCCGGAACTCCGGCGGGCTGGTCCTGGACCTCGCGCTCGACCCGGCGGCTTTCATGACCGGGGCGGATGTCGATTTCGGCGGCGCCTTCGGGCTGCGCTTCCCGGCCTCGGGCGGGGTCGAGCCCGCCATCGCCGTCCATGTCGGGTTGCCCGGTGGCGCGGCCGATCGCCGGGCGGTCCATCTGGAGGTGCAGGGCAGCGCCGCGCGGCTGTTCCTGCGCCCGCAGACCGGCGCGGACCTGGAGATCTTCCCCGACAGCGCCGGGATCGCCCAACTCGCCACCGCGGGCGTGACCGCGGCGCTGCCGCCCGCGCTCGATGCCATCGTCGATACCGGGTCGGACGCGGGCAACCTGCTGGCCGATATCGGCGATGCGCTGCAATTGCGCACGGGCGGCAGTTTCGACGGCGCCGCGCTCAGCGCCTGGGCGAGCGACCCGGCCGGCCAGTTGCAGGCGCGCTGGCCACAGTTGCTCGGCACCGGGCTTTCCCGGCTCGGCCCGGCGTTGCCCGCCGGGATCACGGTGACGCCGACCGCGGGCGGGGTCGAGGTCAGCGTGGCCGATGCGGGCACCACGGGATCGACGATCACCTTGGGCCTGACCAGCGGCCCCTTCACGGTCGGGATCGGAGCGAGCCTTGTCGGGCTGCCCTTCGTTGGCGAGGCCAGCGCGACGCTGGCCTTCGACGCGGCCGGGCTGTCGCGGCTGCAGGCTGCGCTCGGGCCCGCCGAGGTGCCGGTGGCCGATGCGATCAGCCTGCGCCCGGTGCTGGCGCTGGACGTCGGCAGTGCCGCGCCGGCCGCGCAGATCGAGGCCGGGCTTGCCGTGGACGCGGCCAATACCGATGCGCTGGTGCTGCGCTACCGTTTCGACGCGGGCACGGTCGAGATGGGCTTCGGCGGCGACACCCCGGCCGAGGTCGCCGCCGGCCTCATGCACATGGCCATCGACCTTCTGGGTGGCTTCATCCTGGATATCGAAGAGGTCGACGATCTTCTGAAGCACCGCGTGGGCGGCTCCGAGATCGGTGACCTGATGGCCGACGTGGTGCTGACGTCCTCCGGGGGGCTCGATCCCGAACTCTTCCGGGTCGTTCCCCGACCGGGCGAAAGCCCGACCCAGTTCGCGCAAAGCAAGCTGGAGCGGGTCTATACTCTTCTCGAGAAGCTCGCTCTTGCCGGTCCCTCGGTCACTATCGGCGGCGAAGTCACGATCAGCCTGACCGATTCGGGCGGGTCCATCGGGCTGTCGGTGAGCTTGGCGAACCGGCTGGCCGTCGTCGACGGCGATATCAAGCTGTGGATCGAGAACGACAACCGCTGGATCATCGACACCCCGCCCGCCGGGCTCAGCGTCGGGCTCCTGCGGCGCGATGCGGGCTCGTTCGCGTTCGACCCCACGCTCGGGGTGAACGGCGTGGGCCTGCGCCTCGGCCGCAACAACGCGCCCCTTCTGGACAGCCCGATCGCTTTGGGGTCGGTCGCGTTCCACACCTATGCGAGCCTCGGCGGGGCCGAGGCGCTGGGCGGCGTTCAGGTGCAACTGTCGGAGATCGCGGTCGCGGTGGGCGGCGCCGAGGGCGGCAATCCCATCGCCCAGGGGATGCTGGCCGAAACGAACGAGGGCGATGCCACGCTCGCCCCGGCCTTCAGCCCGGCGCTTTCGATCCAGACCCGGCCCGCGGCCGACGGGGGCGACATCGCGTTCCGTTTCGTCGCGGGCGAGGGCGAGGGGCCGTGGTGGCTGCCGATCCGCAGCCAGTTCGGCCCGATCTATATCGACCAGATCGGCCTCGGCACCCAGGTCCAGAACGACACCATGCAGTCGATCTCGGTCCTGTTCGACGGCAATGTGTCGATCGCGGGGCTGGAAGCGGCGGTCGACGACCTGGAACTGCGCCACAGCGTCGGACCCGGCACCAGCATCTTCGATCCCTCCGACTGGGCGGTGGACCTGGCCGGGCTGGCGGTGTCGGCCGACCTGTCGGGCGTCAGCCTCGCGGGCGGCCTGCGCAAGTTCGGCGAGGACGACAGCGTCGAGTATATCGGCATGCTGACGGCGCGCTTCGCGACCTACGGGCTGTCGATCTTCGGCGGCTATGCCTCGGTCACCCGGTCCGACGGCCGCTTCTCGGCCTTCTTCGCCTTCGGCGCGGTGCTTGGCCCCATCGGCGGGCCGCCGGCCTTCTTCCTCACCGGCATCGGCGGCGGGTTCGGCATCAACCGCGACGTGGTGCCGCCCGACGACATGGACGACTTCGACGATTTCGTGATGATCGCCGCGCTCGACCCGTCCTTCGACCCGCCGGGCGGGCTGATGGAATACATGGGGGAAATCAGGGATACGTTCCCGCCCGACAAGGGGCGCTTCTGGTTCGCCGCGGGCATCAGCTTCACCTCCTTCGCGCTGGTCGACGGGATCGCCGTCGTCGCGCTTGAATTCGGCGAGGGGTTCGAGCTGTCGATCTTCGGCCTTGCGCGCATGGCCCTGCCGCGGCCCGAGGCGGCGCTGGTCTCCATCGAGCTTGGCCTGATCGCGCGCTTCTCGACCGAGGAAGGCGTGATCTGGGTGCAGGCGCAGCTGACCTCCAACTCGTGGCTGCTGCATTCCAGTGCGCGGCTGACCGGCGGCTTCGCCTATGTCAGCTGGTTCAAGGGCGACAAGGCCGGGGAATTCGTGCTGACGATGGGCGGCTACCACCCCAATTTCCACCGCGACGGCTATCCGGTGGTGCCCCGGCTCGGCTTCAACTGGTCGGTATCGAACAACATCGTCATCAAGTCGGAATGCTATTTCGCCCTCACCTCCGAGGCGATCATGGCCGGCGGCCAGTTCGAGGCGAGCGCGCGGTTCGGCCCGGCCTATGCGCATCTGAGCTATGGCGGCAACGCCATCGTCTATTTCGACCCGTTCCGCTACGAGGCCGACGCCCATGCCCGCGTCTCCGCCGGCATCCGCATCGACACCTGGTTCGGCACGATCAAGCTCGGCTTCTCGCTGGGGGCCTATATCGAGGTGCGGGGCCCCGAGTTCCACGGCAAGGCGCGGATCGAGGTCGGACCCATCGACATCACCGTGCGCTTTGGCAACAGCGGCGATCCGGGGTTCAACTACATCTCCTGGACCGATTTCGCCAAGAAATACCTCGAACTCGCGCCGGGCAACAAGGCGCGCTCGCTGAGCGGCATCGCGGGCAAGGGCGCGCTGCCGCCGTCCAGCAACGGGTCGGAGGAGGCAGGCACCGCCGACGGCACCGCGGCGCATCCGTTCGACGTGCTGGCCGAGTTCGAGCTGTCGCTGACCAGCACCATCCCCATCGGCCGCATCCTGCGCGAGGATTCCGGTCACGCGGTCACCACGCCCGCGCCGTCCAAGACGCTCGGCATCGCGCCCTGCGGGCGGACCATCGACCAGACGACGCTGACGCTGAAGCTGCGGCGCAAGGGGGACGGCGCCACCGATCTGCTGACCTCGCGGCCGGACCACGTGATCGTCATCACCGCCCGCGGCACCGGCCGCTTCCCGATGGGGGTCTGGGGCCTGCCCGGCAAGGTCGACGGCAAGGCCGTGCCCAAGGGCAAGGTCATCACCGCGACCGAGGGCGTGCACCTGGAGTTCAAGGCCGACCCGCGCGACAAGATCCCGGACGCCAGCACCGGCGGCGTGTCGTTCCACCAGGTCGAACCGGGCAAGCAGCGCAAGCCGCTGCCGTTGAAGGCTGCGGGCACCCTGCGCGCGCGCCTGGTGCGCGAGGCGCAGGACCAGCGCGCGATCCTCAGGACGATCACCGCCGAGCGCATGCCGCAGATCGCCACCGATTGGCATCGGGTCGACCGCAGCGCCACCCAGCGCCGGTCCTGGCTGCGCGAACGCGCGGTGCCGATGCGGGTGGGCCTGTTGTCCGAGCGGATCGTCGGCAGCGCCGCACCGGGCCGCAAGTCCGTACTGGACCTGACCACGCCCGCGCCCGGCCGCGTGTCCTTCGGCGCGGCGAAGCTGCGCGGCCTGATCGCCCAGCCGGTGCGGGTGGCGGACGCGGTCGCCGAGGCCCGGACCACGGTCACGGACGCGGCGGCGGGCAAGCTCAAGCGCGTGGCGCCGCCGCGTCTCGACTCCGTGCTGGCCGAACGCAAGGCGGCCTCGGCCGCGCTGCTGCGCGCCGAGATCGACCCGCCGGTCGCCGGTGGCACGCTGGTCGCGCGCACCGCCCAGCCGCAGACCCACGCGGCGCGCGCCCCGATCTCGGTCGGCGCGGGACGCAGCCCGAGGGCCGAGCGCGACACGCTCAACGGTGTCGAAACCATGCTCACGCGCGGCACCCGCCGCCGCCGCGGGGCTCCGGCGCCGCGGGCCCTGACGCCGGGCGAGATCGCCGTGACCGACCTGCCCACCGCCGACGCCTCGCCCCGCTTCGCCACCTCGGGCGAGGTCGAGATCCGGGGCGCGGCACGGCTGGTGGTGCTGGGCGCCGATGGCGGGGTGCGCATGAATCGCTTCCCGGCCACGGGGCGGATCACCCTGCCGCGCGCGGCGCATGGCTTCGCCGTGATCGCGGGGCAGGAGCCCGAGGGCGCCGAGGCCGCGGGCTGGCTGGCAACCTCCGAGGTCGCCTATCTGGGTCAGTCGCTCGCCCGCTGCCGCGGCGGGTTCCTCCGTGCCGAGGGCGCGAGCCGCAGCCGCGGCGGGGCGAGGGCCGGCTGCGGCTGGATCGGGGCCGCGCGCCTGGTCGAGCAGTCCCGCCTGATCGAGACCCGCTTCGACGCGGGCGCGCAGGCGGTGGCGGTCGTCCTGGAAGGCCGCGTGACCGAGGCCGACCTCGCCCGCCTCGCCGCCAGTTTCGAGGGGGCCGAGCCCGCCGCTACCGACCCGCTGCTGGTCCCCCATGACGGCAAGACGCTGGTCGTGTTCCCGCTGGCCGGGGCCGGCGAGGCGGACTTTGTCCTGCATATCGGCGGCCTGGTTGCCGGCCGTCTGGCCGGCGTGATCGCGGCGCGCATGGAGGCCGGGCGGCTGGTCACGCGGATCGTCAACGAAAGCCTCTCGCTCGACCTGGAAAGCATTGCCGGGGCCAAGTCCGAGCCCGTGACCGCCGTCTGGACCGCGCCCGCGGATCTGGACCCCGAGCCTGTGGAGTAG